In the genome of Candidatus Microbacterium phytovorans, one region contains:
- a CDS encoding type III polyketide synthase has translation MPARILSIGTAVPPTRLPQQHVRDLFASQPGIDRLTRRLVHAAFDAAAIDTRHTVLSGFLPDDAESTADADSRFPVLDADGTLLTPSTGARNAEYVRAAPPLFAAAAHAALTDAAVSPDEVTHVVTVSCTGLFAPGPDYRLVRDLGLPATAQRFHLGFVGCAAALPALRLASALCAADAEAVVLVVCGELCTLHFRPSADPEQIVAASVFADGAAAAVVSARPDPPGRTPRPSLELGRFGTTLTSEGEHDMAWTIGDAGFEMTLSAEVPRIIGREIRAAVGAFLAGETPTTWAVHPGGRSVLDRVESGLDLPPDALAASRDVLRTHGNMSSATILFILRTLLDGPPSETLAALAFGPGLTVESALLTRRASPVASAPVAPVSVASVSVASGPVAGVAAKV, from the coding sequence ATGCCCGCCCGCATCCTGTCGATCGGCACCGCCGTTCCCCCGACGCGCCTGCCGCAGCAGCACGTCCGCGACCTGTTCGCATCTCAGCCCGGCATCGACCGGCTGACCCGACGGCTCGTGCACGCCGCGTTCGACGCCGCGGCGATCGACACGCGCCACACGGTCCTGTCCGGATTCCTCCCCGATGACGCGGAGTCCACGGCGGATGCCGACAGCCGCTTCCCCGTCCTGGATGCCGACGGCACCCTGCTCACGCCGTCGACGGGAGCGCGCAATGCGGAGTACGTGCGCGCCGCGCCACCGCTCTTCGCCGCGGCGGCGCACGCCGCGCTCACCGACGCCGCGGTGTCGCCCGACGAGGTCACGCACGTCGTCACCGTCTCGTGCACGGGCCTGTTCGCGCCGGGCCCGGACTACCGACTCGTCCGCGACCTCGGCCTCCCGGCCACCGCCCAGCGGTTCCATCTCGGATTCGTGGGCTGCGCCGCGGCGCTCCCGGCGCTCCGCCTCGCGTCGGCGCTGTGCGCGGCGGATGCCGAGGCGGTCGTGCTGGTCGTGTGCGGCGAACTGTGCACCCTGCACTTCCGCCCGTCCGCCGACCCGGAGCAGATCGTGGCCGCCTCGGTGTTCGCCGACGGCGCCGCCGCCGCGGTCGTGAGCGCGCGCCCCGACCCTCCCGGGCGCACGCCCCGGCCGTCGCTCGAACTCGGCCGCTTCGGCACGACGCTCACCTCCGAGGGCGAGCACGACATGGCGTGGACCATCGGCGACGCCGGCTTCGAGATGACCCTGTCGGCGGAGGTCCCCCGCATCATCGGCCGCGAGATCCGCGCGGCGGTCGGCGCGTTCCTGGCCGGCGAGACGCCGACGACCTGGGCGGTGCACCCCGGTGGCCGCAGCGTGCTCGATCGCGTCGAGTCGGGGCTGGACCTCCCGCCCGATGCGCTCGCGGCATCCCGCGACGTGCTGCGCACGCACGGGAACATGTCGAGCGCGACCATCCTCTTCATCCTCAGGACGCTCCTCGACGGCCCGCCGTCCGAGACGCTCGCCGCGCTCGCGTTCGGCCCCGGGCTGACGGTCGAGTCGGCTCTGCTCACGCGGCGCGCGTCGCCGGTCGCGTCCGCACCCGTCGCACCCGTGTCCGTCGCATCGGTGTCGGTCGCGTCGGGGCCGGTCGCCGGGGTGGCGGCGAAGGTATGA
- a CDS encoding MFS transporter: MSQSESPETVAAARAESPSGMSRADAGDAVEADQGAPPAPGPRGSLWRDRNFLTMWGGQALSQFGSQITELALPVLAVLLLQATEAQVGYLNAAAMAAFLLVGLPAGAWIDRMRKRHVMIWADAVRALALSAVPVLYLTGHLEMWHLYAVALVVGIATVFFDVSYQSIVPSLVRPDQIAEANGKLESTQQIAGLSGPAVAGWLVGILTAPLAILTTVGTYVASLIALLRTRDHEQLRAPEDHAPLHREIAEGLRWVFRNPFLRRIVGTTGISNLFSTFIFTLMPIYYLRIIGFTPEVMGLVFSLGAVGGLLGAIATPRIVARVGEGRAIPLSAIAFSLSVIPFPLAVLLPTPGAFALLVVQGFVMSFAVLVYNITQVTFRQRITPSRLLGRMNASIRFCVWGVMPLSALAAGWLGTWLGTVPALWIGAAGSVLSALPVVIGPFWRTRDLPPGIH, from the coding sequence ATGTCCCAATCGGAGTCGCCCGAGACCGTCGCGGCAGCGCGCGCGGAGTCGCCGTCCGGCATGTCGCGCGCCGACGCCGGCGACGCCGTCGAGGCCGATCAGGGAGCACCCCCGGCCCCGGGCCCACGCGGGTCGCTGTGGCGCGACCGCAACTTCCTCACCATGTGGGGCGGCCAGGCGCTGAGCCAGTTCGGATCGCAGATCACCGAGCTCGCCCTCCCCGTGCTCGCCGTGCTGCTCCTGCAGGCCACGGAGGCGCAGGTCGGCTACCTCAACGCGGCGGCCATGGCGGCCTTCCTCCTCGTCGGCCTTCCCGCCGGGGCGTGGATCGACCGCATGCGCAAGCGCCACGTCATGATCTGGGCGGATGCCGTCCGCGCACTCGCCCTGTCCGCGGTGCCCGTGCTGTACCTCACCGGCCACCTCGAGATGTGGCACCTGTACGCCGTCGCCCTCGTCGTGGGGATCGCCACCGTCTTCTTCGACGTGTCGTACCAGTCGATCGTCCCGTCCCTCGTCCGCCCCGACCAGATCGCCGAGGCGAACGGCAAGCTCGAGTCGACGCAGCAGATCGCCGGTCTCAGCGGTCCGGCCGTCGCCGGCTGGCTGGTCGGCATCCTCACGGCGCCGCTCGCGATCTTGACGACGGTCGGCACGTATGTGGCATCCCTCATCGCCCTGCTGCGCACCCGCGACCACGAACAGCTGCGCGCGCCCGAGGACCACGCCCCGCTCCATCGCGAGATCGCCGAAGGCCTCCGCTGGGTGTTCCGCAACCCGTTCCTGCGCCGCATCGTGGGGACGACGGGCATCTCGAACCTCTTCAGCACGTTCATCTTCACGCTCATGCCGATCTACTACCTGCGCATCATCGGCTTCACGCCGGAGGTGATGGGACTCGTCTTCTCGCTGGGGGCCGTCGGTGGGCTGCTCGGCGCGATCGCGACCCCGCGGATCGTGGCGCGCGTCGGCGAGGGCCGCGCGATCCCGCTGAGCGCGATCGCCTTCAGTCTCTCGGTGATCCCGTTCCCGCTCGCGGTGCTCCTGCCCACTCCCGGCGCCTTCGCGCTGCTCGTCGTGCAGGGATTCGTCATGAGCTTCGCGGTGCTGGTCTACAACATCACGCAGGTGACGTTCCGGCAGCGGATCACCCCGTCACGCCTCCTCGGTCGCATGAACGCCTCGATCCGGTTCTGCGTGTGGGGCGTCATGCCGCTGTCGGCCCTGGCCGCGGGCTGGCTGGGCACGTGGCTCGGCACGGTCCCCGCGCTGTGGATCGGTGCCGCCGGCTCGGTGCTGTCGGCCCTGCCGGTGGTCATCGGACCGTTCTGGCGCACCCGCGACCTCCCACCCGGCATCCACTGA